A window of the Miscanthus floridulus cultivar M001 chromosome 14, ASM1932011v1, whole genome shotgun sequence genome harbors these coding sequences:
- the LOC136503476 gene encoding putative cinnamyl alcohol dehydrogenase 4, which translates to MLGQQLGLTESSPHKINRRAVRSDDVSLRITHCGVCYADVIWTQNKHGDSIYPLVPGHEIVGQVTEVGSEVKGFNVGDLVGVGIYVNSCGDCESCNSFTEIHCPKMVVTFNGIDADGTVTMGDYSSHIVVRERFCFKIPDGYPLAKAGPLLCAGITVYTPMIRHNMNQAGKSLGLIGLGGLGHMAVKFGKAFGLKVTVFSTSESKRAEAIDLLGADNFVISSDKQQMEVSLPLTPVVHLTTVLNLSISYCHYILNDIYCMTFFVILMYCL; encoded by the exons ATGCTTGGGCAGCAACTGGGCCTGACGGAGTCCTCTCCTCACAAAATCAACCGCAG AGCTGTACGAAGCGATGATGTTTCTTTGAGAATCACGCACTGTGGAGTCTGTTATGCTGATGTTATTTGGACACAAAACAAGCACGGTGATTCGATATACCCTTTAGTTCCAGG ACATGAGATAGTTGGACAAGTAACAGAGGTTGGATCAGAAGTTAAGGGCTTCAACGTTGGTGACCTTGTAGGTGTGGGAATCTATGTGAACTCGTGTGGGGACTGTGAGAGCTGCAATAGTTTCACAGAGATCCACTGCCCAAAAATGGTGGTCACATTCAACGGGATCGATGCGGATGGCACTGTGACAATGGGAGATTATTCCAGTCACATAGTAGTCCGTGAAAG GTTCTGCTTCAAGATTCCTGATGGCTACCCTTTGGCTAAGGCAGGGCCTCTGTTATGTGCTGGAATTACTGTCTATACTCCCATGATTCGGCACAACATGAACCAAGCTGGCAAATCACTTGGCCTGATTGGACTGGGTGGATTGGGGCACATGGCAGTGAAATTTGGAAAGGCATTTGGGTTGAAGGTCACCGTTTTCAGTACAAGTGAATCAAAGAGGGCCGAAGCCATTGATCTCCTTGGTGCAGATAATTTTGTAATATCATCTGACAAGCAACAGATGGAGGTATCATTGCCCTTGACCCCCGTAGTGCATTTAACAACAGTTCTTAACTTATCCATAAGTTACTGCCATTATATTTTGAATGATATATATTGCATGACCTTTTTTGTCATCCTTATGTATTGCCTATAG